The nucleotide sequence CTCGGTGCTGGCCTGCGTCGTCAACTTCTCCGGCGCCCCGCACCACGAGTACCGCATCGGCCTGCCCCGAGGCGGGCAGTGGCGGGAGGTGCTCAACACCGACGCCGAGGGGTACGGCGGGTCCGGCGTCGGCAACTACGGCGGAGTCGAGGCCGTGGCCGAACCCTGGCACGGGCAGCCGTACTCGGCGACCATCTCCGCTCCCCCGCTCGGCACCGTCTGGTTCGAGCACCAGGGCTGATCGGACGGGAGACCCGGCGCGCCGCCGTCGCGGCGCGCCGGGTGCGGGGGCACCGCGCAGCACCGGGCATGCTGGACCGGCCCTCCGGCACGGGAGGGCGCCCGCCCGTGCACGTGGAGGACCACCGGGATGAGACAGCTGCCGCACCGCGCCGCCCCCGTGGCCGTCGCCGTACTGCTGCTCGCCGGCTGTGCCACCGACGTCGTCCGCGGGGAGGCGTCACCGCTCGCCGGCGCGCCGGTCGACGTCACGGCCGAGGAGTTCCCGATCACCGGGGTCGGCGACGCCCCGATCGACCAGTTCGCCCGCAACGCGCTGGCCGACCTCGAGCAGTTCTGGACGCAGGCCTATCCCGAGTACTTCGGCGAGCAGTACACCCCGCTGGCCGGTGGCTACTTCTCGGTCGACTCGTCCGACCTCGACGAGAGCCTCTACCCCGATAGCGGGATCGGGTGCGACGGGTCGTACACCGCACCCGAGGACGTGGCCGGCAACGCCTTCTACGACCCGGTCTGCGACGTCATCGCCTACGACCGGGAGATGCTGCAGGAGCTGTCCGACGACTACGGCCGGTTCCTGGTCCCGGTGGTCATGGCGCACGAGTTCGGCCACGCCATGCAGGGCCGCTTCGGGTTCGCCGAGTCCGGCCGCAGCATCCAGGACGAGACGCAGGCCGACTGCCTGGCCGGCGCCTGGACGCGCTGGGTCGCCGACGGCGGGGCCCAGCACCTGTCCTTGCGCGAGCCGGAGCTCGACGACGTGGTGCGCGGTTTCCTGCTGCTGCGTGACGACGTCGGCAGCGACCCGGACGACAGCGAGGCGCACGGGTCCTACTTCGACCGGGTGTCGGCGTTCTACGACGGGTTCGACACCGGGCTGGCCACCTGCCGGGACGCGTTCGGCGTGGACCGGCTGTTCACCGCCGCGGAGTTCACCGAGCCCGACTTCATCAACCAGGGCAACGCCGAGTTCGACGACATCGTCGAGTGGGTGGGCGCGACGTTGCCCGCCTTCTTCGGCGAGGTCTTCCCCGTCGCGTCCGGCGCGGAGTTCCGGGCACCGGCGATCGAGGGGTTCCAGGTCCGGGCCCCCGACTGCGACGGCCTCGACGACCGCGATCTCGGGTACTGCCCGGCCGAGCGCACCGTCTACATCGACGAGGCCGACCTCGCCGTCCCCGCCTACGACGAGATCGGCGATTTCGCGCTGGCCACGGCGATGGCGCTGCCCTACGCCCTGGCGGTCCGGGAGCAGGCGGGCCTGTCGGTGGACGACGGCGAGGCCACCCGATCGGCCGTGTGCCTGACCGGGTGGTACCAGGCCCAGTGGTACACCAACTCCTTCGCCGACCTGCTCCCCGCCGAGATCAGTCCCGGCGACATCGACGAGGCCGTGCAGTTCCTCCTGCAGTACGGCGTCGACGACCAGGTGTTCCCGAACGTCGACGCCTCCGGCTTCGAGCTGGTGGGCGCCTTCCGCACCGGCTTCCTCGACGGTGGCGAGGCCTGCGGGCTGGACCGCTGAGGCGGGGTCAGAAGAGCGCGGCGGTGAGCTGACGCCGGGCCTGGGCCACCCGCGGGTCCTGGTCGCCGACGACCGAGAACAGCTCGACGAGGTGCTTGCGGGCCGCGTCGCGCTCCTCCCCCGCCGTCCGCCGCACCACGTCGAGCAGCCGGTCGAAGGCCTCCTCGATGTTGCCGGTCCCCAGCAGGAAGTCGGCGGCGCGGGTCTGCGCGACCACGTCGCCAGGTGTGGCGTCGGCCGCGGCGAGGGCCTCGGGGCCGGCCTCCTCCGCGCGCCGGAACAGCTGCACCTGCCGCAGCGCGATGGCGGCGTCGGGGTGGTCGGGCTCCTCGGCCAGGATCGCCTGGTAGGCGGCCTCGGCGGCAGCCAGGTCACCGCGCTCGAGGGCGGCCTCCGCGGCGTCGAGCCGGGGGTCGTCGTCCTCGGCCTGCGGGGCCGCTCCCCCGGGAACCGCCCCGCCGGTGGTCGCGCTCACCAGCTCGGTGACGAACTGGCGGGCCTGCTCCTCGGGGATGGCACCGGTGAACTCGGCGACCAGCTGCCCCTGCCAGACGGCCTTGACCGCGGGGATGCCCTGCACCCGCAGGCCCTGGGCCAGGTTCGGGTTGGCCTCGACGTCGACCTTCGCCAGGACCCAGGAACCGGCACCCTCGACCGCCAGGGCCTCGAGCACCGGGGAGAGCTGCTTGCAGGGCCCGCACCACTCGGCCCACAGGTCCAGCACGACCGGGACCTGGAAGGAGCGGTCCAGCACCTCGGCCTGGAAGGTGGCCTCGGTGACGTCCACGACGGCGCTGCCGGGGGCACCGGCCGGGGCGGCGGCGCTCGGGGGCGGGGCGGCTGCGGCGCGAGCGGCGGCCTCGTTGCGCGCCTGGAGGGCGGCGAGGTCGACGGCACCGGCCATCGCAGCGGCTGCCTGGGCCTGCTGGGCCTGCGCGCGCGGGTCGGGGCGTCCGGGTCGGGTCGGCTGCATGCGGACATGATCCCAGAGGTGGCCCGCCCCGCGAGGGCGGGCCTCAGCCCTCCGCCCAGACCCCCAGCTCGTTGGCGCCGGGGTCGCGGAAGTCGAACCGCCGTCCGCGGGGGAGGTCCGCGGAGAAGAGCAGGACCAGCGCACCGCCCGTGCCGGCCGGCTCGCCGAGCGCGATGCCGCCCGGCTCGGGGCCGGTCCCGCCGCGGGGACGGCTCCCGGCCAGCCTCACAGCCAGCGCAGGACGGGAACGAGCCCTGGCCGCGGTCGGAGCGCGGAGCGCGACAGTGTGCTCAGAAACGGGCCTGCTCGGTGTAGCCGCCCCACTCGCCGCGCAGCGCGTCGCAGATCTCGCCGAGGGTGGCCTCCGCGCGGACGGCGTCGAGCATCGCCGGCACCATGTTCTCCTCGGTGCGCGCGACCTCGACCATCCGCTGCACGGCCGCCCGCGCGGCGTCGTCGTCCCGGGCCCGGCGGCGCTCGGCGAGCTCGGCGTTCTGATCGGTCTCCACCTGGTGGCTCACCCGCAGGATCTCCAGCTTGTCGTCGGCGTCGACCGAGCCGACCAGCGTGTTGACCCCGACGACCTTCTTGTCGCCCTTCTCCAGCGCCCGCTGGTAGACGAACGCCGCCTCGGCGATCTCGCCGGTGAAGTACCCGTCCTCGATGCCGCGGAGGATGCCGGAGGTCATCGTGCCGTCGGCGCTCATGTCCTTGATCCGGGCGAAGATCTCCTCGGCCTGGCGCTCGATCTCGTCGGTGAGCGCCTCCACGTACCAGGAGCCGCCCAGCGGGTCGGCCACGTTCAGCACCCCGGTCTCCTCGGCGATGACCTGCTGGGTGCGCAGCGCGATCTGCGCGGCCTTCGCACTGGGCAGCGCCAGGACCTCGTCGAGGGCGTTGGTGTGCAGGCTCTGCGTCCCGCCGAGCACCGCCGCCAGCGCCTCGACCGCCGTCCGGACGATGTTGTTGTCCGGCTGCTGCGCGGTGAGCGACACCCCCGCCGTCTGGGTGTGGAAGCGCAGCTGCTGGGCCTTCTCGGTGGTCGCGCCGTAGACGTCGCGCAGCCAGCGGGCCCAGATGCGGCGCGCGGCGCGGAACTTCGCGATCTCCTCGAAGAAGTCGACGTGCGCGTCGAAGAAGAACGACAGCCCGGGCGCGAACTGCTCGATGTCGAGCCCCCGGTCGAGGCCCAGCTCCACGTAGGCGAACCCGTCGGCCAGCGTGTACGCCAGCTCCTGCGCCGCGGTCGAGCCGGCCTCGCGGATGTGGTATCCGGAGACGCTGATCGGCTTGTAGGCGGGGATGTTCGCCGCGCAGTACTCCATGAGGTCGCCGATCAGGCGCAGGTGGGGCTCGGGCGGGAACAGCCACTCCTTCTGCGCGATGTACTCCTTGAAGATGTCGGTCTGCAGCGTGCCGTTGAGCTTCCCGATGTCGGCGCCCTGGCGCTCGGCGGCCACCAGGTACATGCAGAACACCGGGACGGCGGGGCCGCTAATCGTCATCGACGTCGTCGTCGCCTCGAGGTCGATGCCGTCGAAGAGCACGTCCATGTCGACGGCGGAGTCGACGGCCACGCCGCAGTGACCCACCTCGCCCAGCGCCCGCGGGTCGTCGGAGTCCCGGCCCATGAGCGTGGGCATGTCGAACGCGACGCTCAGCCCGCCGCCGCCCTCGGCCAGGATCATCTTGTAGCGCTCGTTGGTCTGCCTGGCGTTGCCGAAGCCCGCGAACTGGCGGATCGTCCAGGCCCGTCCGCGGTAACCGGTGGCGTGCAGGCCCCGGGTGAAGGGGAACTCGCCCGGGTAGCCGATCCGCTCGAAGTTCTCGACCGCCGACTCGTCGGCCGGGCCGTACACGGGGTCGACCTCCACGCCGGAGAGCGTGGTGAAGTCGGCGTCGCGCACCCGCCCCCCGGCGAGCGCCGTGTCGTACCGCTGCTGCCACCGCTGCCGGGCGTCCTGGGTCATGACCAGATGCTAGGACGTCCAACTATCCTGTGTCGACCGTCACCCGGACCTTTCCTCGGCGACGTCGCCGGCGCCCAGCCTGACCTTCCGCAGCGTGTCGAACACCTGGTCGCAGTCGGCCTCGGAGAGGTCGGCGAGACCGAAGTCCAGGGCCGTGAGCGCCGTCGTCGCCTGCTCCACCACGGCACGCCCGCGCTCGGTGATCGCCGCCAGCACCCCGCGGCCGTCGGCCGGGTTGGGCCGCCGGCCCACGTAACCGGCCGCGACCAGCCGGTCGATCGCGTTCGTGACGCTGGTCGGGTGCACCATCAGCCGGCTGCCGATGACCTTCAGCGGCAGTTCACCGCTCCGGCTGAAGGTGAGCAGCACGAGCACCTCGTACCGGGCGAAGGTGAGGCGGTGCGGCTTGAGCACCTCGTCGAAGCGGGCGAGCAGGATCTGCTGCACCCGGAAGACCGACGTCGCCGCGCGCATGGCCGACGCCGGCCCGAAGCGCTGCTCCCACGTCTCCCCTGCCCGCTCGATCGGGTCGTAGGGCAGCCCCAGCGGTCGGACCATGGGCGGCACGGTACCGGGGCGGCCCCGACCGGCCGCGGGTGTCGACGTGCCGTGGGGTGGCGGACCCGGACCCCACGGCAGGTCGACGGCCGCGCCGCCTGTGGACAGCCGCCCCGGGGGCTGCTGCCGTCGGCCACGCTGACGCCGTGGGTCCCCAGCCGCGCCGGCCTCCGGAGCTGCACCGGCGCGTCTTCCGGGGCAGCGCGGTCGTCCGGTCAGGCCGGCTCACCGAGAACGAACTCCGCAGCTCGGCCTGGCGCCGGCTGCACCGCGACGTCTACGTGTGCGCCACCGTGCCGGTCACGCACCGGGTACGCGCCATGGGCGCCGCCCTCGCGGTGCGCCGCTCGGCGATCAGTGGTCGCAGCGCCGCCGTGCTCTGGGGCGTGGATGCCGCCGGTGCGGGCGACGACGT is from Blastococcus sp. HT6-4 and encodes:
- a CDS encoding neutral zinc metallopeptidase; the encoded protein is MRQLPHRAAPVAVAVLLLAGCATDVVRGEASPLAGAPVDVTAEEFPITGVGDAPIDQFARNALADLEQFWTQAYPEYFGEQYTPLAGGYFSVDSSDLDESLYPDSGIGCDGSYTAPEDVAGNAFYDPVCDVIAYDREMLQELSDDYGRFLVPVVMAHEFGHAMQGRFGFAESGRSIQDETQADCLAGAWTRWVADGGAQHLSLREPELDDVVRGFLLLRDDVGSDPDDSEAHGSYFDRVSAFYDGFDTGLATCRDAFGVDRLFTAAEFTEPDFINQGNAEFDDIVEWVGATLPAFFGEVFPVASGAEFRAPAIEGFQVRAPDCDGLDDRDLGYCPAERTVYIDEADLAVPAYDEIGDFALATAMALPYALAVREQAGLSVDDGEATRSAVCLTGWYQAQWYTNSFADLLPAEISPGDIDEAVQFLLQYGVDDQVFPNVDASGFELVGAFRTGFLDGGEACGLDR
- a CDS encoding tetratricopeptide repeat protein → MQPTRPGRPDPRAQAQQAQAAAAMAGAVDLAALQARNEAAARAAAAPPPSAAAPAGAPGSAVVDVTEATFQAEVLDRSFQVPVVLDLWAEWCGPCKQLSPVLEALAVEGAGSWVLAKVDVEANPNLAQGLRVQGIPAVKAVWQGQLVAEFTGAIPEEQARQFVTELVSATTGGAVPGGAAPQAEDDDPRLDAAEAALERGDLAAAEAAYQAILAEEPDHPDAAIALRQVQLFRRAEEAGPEALAAADATPGDVVAQTRAADFLLGTGNIEEAFDRLLDVVRRTAGEERDAARKHLVELFSVVGDQDPRVAQARRQLTAALF
- a CDS encoding methylmalonyl-CoA mutase family protein, giving the protein MTQDARQRWQQRYDTALAGGRVRDADFTTLSGVEVDPVYGPADESAVENFERIGYPGEFPFTRGLHATGYRGRAWTIRQFAGFGNARQTNERYKMILAEGGGGLSVAFDMPTLMGRDSDDPRALGEVGHCGVAVDSAVDMDVLFDGIDLEATTTSMTISGPAVPVFCMYLVAAERQGADIGKLNGTLQTDIFKEYIAQKEWLFPPEPHLRLIGDLMEYCAANIPAYKPISVSGYHIREAGSTAAQELAYTLADGFAYVELGLDRGLDIEQFAPGLSFFFDAHVDFFEEIAKFRAARRIWARWLRDVYGATTEKAQQLRFHTQTAGVSLTAQQPDNNIVRTAVEALAAVLGGTQSLHTNALDEVLALPSAKAAQIALRTQQVIAEETGVLNVADPLGGSWYVEALTDEIERQAEEIFARIKDMSADGTMTSGILRGIEDGYFTGEIAEAAFVYQRALEKGDKKVVGVNTLVGSVDADDKLEILRVSHQVETDQNAELAERRRARDDDAARAAVQRMVEVARTEENMVPAMLDAVRAEATLGEICDALRGEWGGYTEQARF
- a CDS encoding MarR family transcriptional regulator yields the protein MVRPLGLPYDPIERAGETWEQRFGPASAMRAATSVFRVQQILLARFDEVLKPHRLTFARYEVLVLLTFSRSGELPLKVIGSRLMVHPTSVTNAIDRLVAAGYVGRRPNPADGRGVLAAITERGRAVVEQATTALTALDFGLADLSEADCDQVFDTLRKVRLGAGDVAEERSG